The DNA sequence CGTCGTGCCACCCGGATCGCTCACGCCGCCGCGACGATCGGGATCGCCCTTCTGCTCCGGCTCCTGCACCGCCGTGCCACCGGCGCCGAGCGCGCGCACGAAGGCGGTGTCGACATCGGGGAGATAGATGTGCACGTGCGCTGGCACCGGCGGCCATCCCGGCGCCGAGTCGCCGAGCATGACGACGGTGTCGTCGATGCGCACCTCGGCGTGACGGACGCGGCCGTCGGGCGCCTCCATGGTCTGGATCAACTCGCCATCGAAGGCGGCCAGGAGGAAGGCGATGGTCGCCTTGGCGTCGGAGACGATCAGGTACGGGGCGACGGAGGTGTAGCCGGAGGGCTTGTAGAGCATGGGGGGGTCCGGA is a window from the Gemmatimonadota bacterium genome containing:
- a CDS encoding VOC family protein, with the protein product MLYKPSGYTSVAPYLIVSDAKATIAFLLAAFDGELIQTMEAPDGRVRHAEVRIDDTVVMLGDSAPGWPPVPAHVHIYLPDVDTAFVRALGAGGTAVQEPEQKGDPDRRGGVSDPGGTTWWIATRVG